The Heterodontus francisci isolate sHetFra1 chromosome 37, sHetFra1.hap1, whole genome shotgun sequence DNA window CTAACGTTAAAATGTAATGTACCCTTACGAAAAACCAAATCTTTGCTAAAGCGACAACTGTTGGTCAGGACTGAATTGGACAACGCGATGCTGCATTCATTTCGATTCTACTTCGGCAGAGCAACCCAAAGATGGACAAATACTCATCTAGGATATGTAAAGTGAATTGATTTCAAACAGTTTAAAATGACAAATCTCGCTGCCGCAGTGGCTTCGTGTCTGCAACCCTTACCATATAAGTTAAACTAATCCATCCCACAAACACTTATCATATCAACAAGTGACAAATGGAAACTTTCCTTTTTCATATTTTCTATTCACTTTATCTCAGGGAAGTGACGGAATGAGATGACTGAATTAATATTTGGGATAATAATTCACGGTGGGATGACGTCAGCCAGCATGGAAATAAAAGACCGGGAGTCTGAGCACAGAAGCAACAGGGAAAGAGGAAGCAAGTAAAGAAACTAGTTCGCCGTGAAGAGTGGTCCAACACAAATCAGAAACTCGAGCTGAGAAGATGAGCGGACAAACGAGTTTCTACTGCGGTCTCTTGCTTGTGCTTCTGATCCAAGCCCAAGCCAGACCAAGACCAGATGACAGCCTGCAGGTAAGAGGCTCAAACGCCAGGTTACTGGAAGGGCGATCCATTGCTTCATAGTACCTAGGCTACAGCTGAAAGAGTAAGCACTGGCCACCGAATCAGACCAATGGCTGCAGTGGTCTCAGACCACTCGGCTTATTGCTGATCCGCCAGGAGTGGACAAGGTCGAGGCGAGTGGTGTATTTCATCCTCAATTGTCTTCTGTTGATAACCAGGTAAAAGTACACTTCAACTATTTACCTGATATTGTGCAAGGAAATTCTCGGAAATCTCCTTTCCATTGAATGGAAACACCGGAGAGCTAGCTCCTGTTTGGGGTGGAGGGACTAACAATAGGCAGTGAAGGAACAGGTTAACTGACCACTAAACTGCACTTTCGCTTCTTTTCTGCATAGATTGGGCTGATGTTTTAGTTTCGTACACTGTAAATTCCAATCATAGCGCTGTGTATATGGATTATGTTTCATGTAAATTACAATACTTTTCTGATCTATACCCATGAACAATTAGATATGGTCTCTAAATCCTCGCCACTTCTCTTTTTTCCAGGCCTTATCCAGACTTTTGGAAGATGAATATGGGCGCTACTTCACCTCAGACGAGCTGAACAATGAAGCACAAGAGATATCGCCAGCCGCTTCCCTTCCCGATCTCAATGCTGACCAATCCGATTTGGAGCTTCCCTGGGACCGCGAATCCCGAGAGATCGGAGGCCGACCTTTCCGCCAGGAAACGGTCCTGGCCCGTCTCCTGAAAGACCTCAGCAACAATCCTCTGCGGTTTAAAGGCAGGAGCAAAAAGGGGCCATCACGGGGCTGCTTTGGAGTGAAACTGGACAGAATCGGGGCCATGAGCGGCCTGGGCTGTTAGCGGCTTGTTTAAAGGTAAGAGCAGCACTGAGAAGAATATTGCCGATGCGTTTTTACAGTTGAGATGGTTCATATAAACAGCGCAGTGGATCAGATTGACACATTCCACCACAAACCGCGAGGGTATGGTTTAAAATTACAAACCCGACCTGGAATAAGACTCCAGCAGACGGCTGGGGATCTGAGCATGAATCGCTCAGCAAGCCGCTCTCCGACCGTCACATCCCCTTTTCACCGCAAACATCTACAGTAAAGGGACAGTCGCGGTGTGTTCGGTAAGGGTTGTACAATGTTACAGTGAAGATAATGCCTGCGTCTCCACCGCACACTCGCCGTAACGAGTCTTCAGTTCCAAACCCAACCCCCGACTAATACCAAAATAATTAATCCCTAAACTGGAGAGCGCTGCTCTCCGACTCTTGTTAAAAGGTATAAAACCGACTGTTTTCGATAAACGATTACTTattgtaaataaaaacaagaaatgctggaaatactcagcaggtctagcaacatctatggggagagaaacagaattaacatttcaggtcagtgacccttcgtcagaactgactGTTTATTTATTGCTCCGTCTTTCCAAGGATTCAAGACCAACTCCGCAAACCTACCTCACGCTTTCAATTTCAGCACCTTGGACACATCCTCCTCCTCCAGTCCCCAACCCTTCCACTGTTCCTCACCGCCTTATGCTTCACCATACCCTAGTTCATCGCCCTCCTGTCCCCGACCCGACTACCTGTTCCTCACCTTCCTTTCCCCAACCCCACCACCCACTCCACGCCCTCTTGTCCCTATTCCTGTACCCTATCACCAGCTCCCTGTCATCTTGTCCCGTAGGGACATAAGAACCCtctttaccctatcaaatcctttaattgtTTAAAACACCTCAACCAGATCAACCCTTAATCTTCTGTATTCAAGGGAATGCATGCTTCGTCTACGCAACCTGTCCTCAGAACTTCTCACCCCAGAACATGCTAGTTCTAAATTTAAGATTGTGCCccattgttctggactccctcactagAGGAAATAATTCCCCTCGatataccctatcaaatcctttaatcattttaaacacccctATTATAATCACCCTTTAACCTGCTATACTTGAAGAAATACAAGCCTAGTTATTCCTAACTTTAACATTAGCTCCCTGCCCTGCTCCTAGCCCTACTACCAATTCCCTGACCCCAACCCTACCGCCCtttccctaccccccccccccccccgtccctaacCCGATCACAAGTTTTCCACTGCCGTCCTTAATACTAACGCAAGTTACTTGCTCACTTGCACGCAAAGCCTGCTTGCACTGCCAGTCCATTTGAACAATTATTGTACAGATGCTATTCTAATGGGCCTCTTTGCTCAGTTACATAAGAATTCTCTGCAAATGTGTAACATCAGCCCCTTTCAGCTGAGGTTCAACAGACTGAACAGATGTGTGTAGTCTTTTAGAGACACGCCGATAAGAAGGGAAGGACAGAGCATCGCTTTACACAGTGAAGGGGTTCAACTCAATCAGATCACTTTTAATATCAAACTTCTTAACCCAAGGTTAGATGTTGGCATTTAACTCAGAAGTTGGATCTTGCGCTGTGGGTGTGTGTTGCTCAGCTCATTGTATTTTCTCTCCTATCCCCAGGTGTGACTCCGCAAGCAAGACTGCCAGCACCGCCTGTTCATCGACCTTCCCACATTTAATTCACTCCTCTGATTTTTGCTCCACAAACTCTGACTGATGACGAATAGTGTCCCACCTGTAGACTGTTTACAAGCTCGACGCTCGGATTAAATCCTTAATGTACATACAGTGCCAGCTGCTATTTAAACAATATTTAATTCTATTTATAATTATGAAACTATTTATTTGTAATGTATTTGTTTTTCTGTTGCTGTGAGCTCTGGTGCAGATTAAACAAAGCCATCAGTGGAGTTGGTAGTTTTACCTTAAGTACATGTAGACACGGTGTATAGTTCCCACTGCAGAATAAAATGTAAAGTAAATGAGTGTCTAAGGATCATTTCAGTCCTGTGATTTCAGGTGTTTGAACCGAGTTCAACGTCCCAGTTTCAGTTTCTTCAATGAACTCCTTATCCATTTTAAAATTCAGCACAGACTGAGACATGAGCGATCCTCGAGTCCCTTCTTCACAAGTTAAACGCTGCTCCTGTTACTGTTACATTCCTCCTGAACCTAACTTTTAACCCATTACTTTCTAAGAATGAGTGAATCAGTTCCTTTTTTACGCCCCAAAACATGGAAAGTGAACATACACAACACGGTTTTGCGCTTATTAGCTTTATTACAGAAATCTGAACTGGATATCAATGTGACTCAACTTGCCAGCCGGTGTGTCGTGTTCACCGGGGAAGCAGGTCCCAGGAATTGGCTGCAGTTATCGACTGGCCATGTGGAGTGGGTTAACGTGGGGATTCACCGCCTCCACACTGGGAGCCCCAGCTCCACTTCTCTGAGCAAACCCCTGCTGTGTGAACACGCCCGAGCAATGAGCGGACTGCGGGTTAAACCTCTGAAGTTTAACTTACCGTCACCACCATAAATAGAAATAATGCGGGAACACTTTCAGCAAATCTTAAAAACAAATCATTTTAACAGCAGTGGAGCGGAGCTTGGGAGCTGGGCTCCTCACTGAATCAGAAATTCCCGTTCCTACCGCGGCCCCAAAGTCCGCtccgtcccccccccaccccgcaacctcTCTTAAGGacggcacccacccccccccttctCAGGGGCAgcacccccgtccccaacccccggggaccgcaccccccccccaccttctcaaggacagcacCCCCCCTCGGGGTCCGCATACACACCTTCGGGGACCCCCTCACTCCCCCGATGCCCCCTCACGTCCCGGACCGCAATCCAATAAAAAGATCACTCACTGTATCGGGCTGCTCGGtcgtgcgggggagggggggcatcAGTCGCCTCGCTCACTCCCGATCGGCTGTCCGTGTTCGTCAGATCCCCATCTTCCCGTGAGCCGGGGTCGTTAATCGCCACACGACGTCTCGCGCTGCCAGCACACTATCATCAACTTCCGGTTCGCGCCAATTCTCTGCGTCACGTGACAGATCGCAGCTGCCAATCACCGGCACTCGCTCAACTCTAACTGGATGAAGCGCAGGAGGCGGGTCCGAGTGGCAGGTCGCAGTGCGAAAGGGCAGCATCACCTGGGACACCGAGCTCTGGGAGCGCAAGCGTTTTCAGTACAACTTACTCAATAACTGAATTGAATGTAAATGGAAACCTGCTTAATAtaaaaactcgaggaacagcatctcatttaccgattaggcacactacagcctgctggactgaacattgagttcaataatttcagagcatgatgggcccccaattttacttttatttttattactttttttattctttgtgtgtttattttatcttagtttgttcagtttgcctacccactgttgttttcatgtttgtgcatgtggctgtttagttttcagtccattaacaccctctctgtactaatgctttgtctttcaacacaccattagcatattatttacctttgctccatgaccttctggtcagttattctctgtgaccttgtcctatctacaccttctttgttgtctcttgccccacccccgctttacttgcttaaaacctttcacaattCTAATATCTGCTcattctaaagaagggtcactgacctgaaacgttaactctgcttctctctccacagatgctgccagacctgctgagtatttccagcatttcttgtttttatttcagatttccagcatctgcagtactttgcttttattttaatataaaAGCGAATAGTATTTTTCTCTTacagtcttacagcacagaaggaagccatatgGCCTTTCTGCCTCTGGCGGCTGTTTGGTAAAGTTAGTCAATTAGTCCTGCTCTTTTCCCCCTTGCTCTGAATTTTTTTCTTTtcacaacaacaacctgtatttatatagtgactttaacgtagtaaaacatcccaaggcaattcacaggaatGTTACCAAACATATTTGAAAACAAGCcagataaagagatattaggacaggtgagatgtaggttttaaggaatggcttaaaggaggagagggaagtggagaggtttagggaggtaattccagagctgaGAGCCAAAACAGCTGAAGCCACGGCCAGCAATGTTGGAACTATTAAAATGGGGGCTGCGCAAGAGGCAACGATTGGAGGAGCGTAGAAGTCACAGAGCATTATAAGGTTGGAGGAGagtccatggaggaatttgaaaacaaggagaaatttaaaattgaggcatggaatctgcttccaacaccctttcaggcaattccagatcataacaatatgGTGAGTAAAAATATCATTCATCCGGCTCCTGGCATTTTTTTGCCAATATCTTAAATCTCTTGCCCTCCCCCGCCCACCTCCCACTAACTCCGGCcttactggaaatagtttctcctaatCTACtgtatcaaaatccctcataattttgaacacctctattaaatttccccttaagtttctctgctctgaggagaacaatcaagCTTTATAGTCTTTCCATATAACTGATTCCTAGCACCATTCTGATAAACCTCCTCCAAGGCCTCAAGATCCTTTCTAATGCGTGGTGTCCAGAAATGGACATGATACTCTAGCTGAGATCTAACCAGTGAATAATAAAGGTTTaccatcacttccttgcttttgcactctatttacctacttgccctgccaccttcaaagatttctgaATGTAACAAAATATATGAAGAGTAAGAGAATGGCTAAGGGAGATGCGAGCCTATTAAAAACAGGCACATGTGATACTGTAATAGACAATAAGGTAATGGCAGATTTATTAAATATgtactttgtatctgttttcacagagGAAGAGAATAAAATACCAGTGACAGAAGGGAAACTAAAAATTAAAATCAAGGGAGGAAGGTTGCATTCAATATAAGTTTTTAAAAATGGTAATACTGAAAATAATGGGACTTAGGATAGATAGATTTTCAGAACCTAATGATTTCCACTCAAATGTATTAAAAGGTGAGGAAATTACAGAAGTGTTAGTCATAATCTTTCAAAGTGCTCTTAATTTTGGGGAACTGTGGCATTGTATTGGAGATTTGCTAATGTCACTCCATCATttgagaggagtgagagagagaaaccaagCAAGCATAAGCCAGTCAATTGTGGAAAAGCTACGAGATTCTGTCATTTGGGTTAGTGTGACTGAGCCTTTGAACAAAATGAGTTGTCAGAGAGAATTAGCATGGTTTTATTTAAATTAAATCATGTTTGATAATCTAGTTGAATGTTTGGAGGAGATAGCCAATGGGtgtataattggcaaattaatttccatATAGATATgtatgaggtagtgcattttggtagaaagaataaggaGACCATGCACTCCTTGGAAAAAAGAGTCTAAATGGGGTGCAAAGGGGTCTAGGGGTACAGACATACTAATAATTAAAATTAATGTTAGTAAGGCCATTAAAAAAGAAAACAAAGTACTGAGGTTTATtcttagagggatagaattgaaaagcagagaagtaatgttaaacttgtatagaatcctggttagaccacacttaactGTGCAGAGTTCCAGTCTTCATATTATAAAatggatatagaagcactggaaaagatgcaaaaaagatttacaaggatgatatcagaactgaaaggttatacctatcagaaaagattgaacgggcaaaagagaagactgaggagtgccCTAATAGAGTTATTTAAgactatgaaagggtttgataggatagacattGGGAAGATGTTTTTATTTGTG harbors:
- the LOC137351901 gene encoding C-type natriuretic peptide prohormone, whose amino-acid sequence is MSGQTSFYCGLLLVLLIQAQARPRPDDSLQALSRLLEDEYGRYFTSDELNNEAQEISPAASLPDLNADQSDLELPWDRESREIGGRPFRQETVLARLLKDLSNNPLRFKGRSKKGPSRGCFGVKLDRIGAMSGLGC